Genomic window (Xylanimonas protaetiae):
GGTGATGGCCACGACGTCGCTGCGGCGGCGGCCGATCTTGACGATCTCGTCGGCGAACACGGACGTCCACCCGAAGCGCGACGGCGCGACGGGCAGGCCGGTCTCGGGGTGGATCTTGCCGACGGCGTGGAACCGGTCGGCGACGTCCTGCTCGGCGGGCGTGTAGCCGCGGCCCTTCTCGGTGATGGCGTGCACGATCACGGGGGCCTGGAACTCGCGGGCGCGCAGCAGGGCGCGCTCGAGCGCAGCCTCGTCGTGCCCGTCGACGGGGCCGATGTACTTGATGCCGAGGTCCTCGAACATGCCCTGCGGGGCGACGACGTCCTTGAGGCCCTTCTTGAGCCCGTGCAACGCCGAGAAGGCGAACCGCCCGGGTGCCCCGGTGCGGTAGAGGGTGCGCTTGCCCCAGCCGAGGAACTGCTCGTACCCGCGCGTCGTGCGCAGCGTGTCGAGGTGGTGGGCGAGGCCGCCGATGGTCGGCGAGTACGAGCGGCCGTTGTCGTTGACGACGATGACGACGCGCCGGTCCTCGGACTCCGCGATGTTGTTGAGGGCCTCCCAGGCCATGCCGCCCGTCAGGGCGCCATCGCCGATGACGGCCACGACGTGGCGGTCGGTCAGGCCGCGCACCATGTTCGCCTTGGCGATGCCGTCGGCCCAGCTCAGCGCGGTGGACGCGTGCGAGTTCTCGACGACGTCGTGCTCCGACTCGCTGCGCGACGGGTAGCCGGACAGGCCGCCGCGCTTGCGCAGCCCGGAGAAGTCCTGGCGACCCGTCAGCAGCTTGTGCACGTACGCCTGGTGCCCGGTGTCGAACACGAAGGTGTCCTTGGGCGACTCGAACACCCGGTGCATCGCGAGCGTCAGCTCGACGACGCCGAGGTTCGGCCCCAGGTGCCCGCCCGTGCGCGAGACGTTGTGCACGAGGAAGTCGCGGATCTCTGCGGCGAGCTCCGGCAGCTGCTGGGGCGTCAGTCTCCGCAGCTCTGCGGGCGACGTGATACCGGCCAACAGGCCCATGGGCGCAACCTTTCGAACGAGCACGTGCGCGTCCCCCGCGCAACGACAACCGAACTAGCCTAGGCCGTCCCCGCGGGAATGCCCGACGCGCCAAGCGCCCGACACGTGATCTGCACGCGGCCCCCACGCGCTGCGTGCCGTGAGTAGGCTCGAACCGGCCGACGGGACCACCCCACCGTCGGTACGCGTGCGCGCCGGTCACGGCGTCGCGACCCACCGGAGGAGCCCATGCGCTTTCTCGCCGGGCAGCAGCCCACCACCGATCTCACCTACGGCGACGTGTTCCTCGTCCCGTCCCGGTCCGACGTCACGAGCCGGTTCGACGTCGACCTGTCCACCGACGACGGCACGGGCACGACGGTGCCGATCGTCGTCGCGAACATGACGGCCGTCGCCGGCCGCCGCATGGCCGAGACCGTGTCCCGCCGCGGCGGGCTCGTGGTCGTCCCGCAGGACATCCCCGTCGACGTCGTCGCCGACGTCGTCTCGGGCGTGAAGGCCAAGGACCCCGTCGTCGAGACGCCCGTGACGGTCGGCACGCACGACACCGTCTCGACGGTGCTGACCCTGCTGGGCAAGCGCGCGCACCGCGCCGCCGTGGTGGTCGACCAGGGGCGGCCCGTCGGCGTCGTCACCGAGGCCGACTGCGCGGGCACCGACCGGTTCACGCAGGTCGAGCGGGTCATGTCCACGGACCTGGTGCTGCTCGAGGCCGCGCACGTCGAGGCCGAGGGCCTGCCCGCGACCTTCGAGACGATGCACGCCGCGAAGGCGGACCTCGCGATCGTCGTGCGCGAGGGCTCCCTGGTGGGCGTGCTGACCCGCAAGGGCGTCGTGCGCTCCACGATCTACTCCCCCGCGCTCGACGCCAAGGGCAACCTGCGCATCGGGGCGGCCGTCGGCATCAACGGGGACGTCGCCGCCAAGACGCGCGACCTGCTCGACGCGGGCGTCGACGTGCTCGTCGTCGACACCGCGCACGGGCACCAGGCCAAGATGCTCCAGGCGCTCGACGCCGTCCGGTCCGTCTCCCCCGACGTGCCCGTCGTGGCCGGCAACGTCGTCACGGCCGACGGCGTGCGCGACCTCGTCGCCGCGGGCGCGGACATCCTCAAGGTGGGCGTCGGCCCGGGCGCCATGTGCACCACGCGCATGATGACGGCCGTGGGACGCCCGCAGTTCTCTGCGGTGCTCGAATGCTCCGAGGCCGCGCGGTCGCTCGGCAAGCACGTGTGGGCCGACGGCGGCGTGCGGCACCCGCGCGACGTCGCGCTCGCGCTGGCGGCGGGGGCGTCGCAGGTGATGATCGGCTCGTGGTTCGCGGGCACGTACGAGTCGC
Coding sequences:
- the dxs gene encoding 1-deoxy-D-xylulose-5-phosphate synthase yields the protein MGLLAGITSPAELRRLTPQQLPELAAEIRDFLVHNVSRTGGHLGPNLGVVELTLAMHRVFESPKDTFVFDTGHQAYVHKLLTGRQDFSGLRKRGGLSGYPSRSESEHDVVENSHASTALSWADGIAKANMVRGLTDRHVVAVIGDGALTGGMAWEALNNIAESEDRRVVIVVNDNGRSYSPTIGGLAHHLDTLRTTRGYEQFLGWGKRTLYRTGAPGRFAFSALHGLKKGLKDVVAPQGMFEDLGIKYIGPVDGHDEAALERALLRAREFQAPVIVHAITEKGRGYTPAEQDVADRFHAVGKIHPETGLPVAPSRFGWTSVFADEIVKIGRRRSDVVAITAAMLHPVGLAPFAQEFPERTFDVGIAEQHAATSAAGMAFAGLHPVVAVYATFLNRAFDQVLMDVALHKAGVTFVLDRAGLTGDDGASHNGMWDMAMLRIVPGLRLAAPRDEVTLRAALRTAVDVDDAPTVIRYPKSALVESIPAVSELDGVDVVARHAARPGAAARRVLVVGVGSMAGCAVATGEALAAHGLEVTVASPTWVLPVPAALVKLAGAHDLVVTIEDGVVDGGVGSMLAQRSSEQGVTTPQVHLGIPLQFLDHASIDQVTEASRLTAADATRDVLAALALL
- a CDS encoding GuaB1 family IMP dehydrogenase-related protein, encoding MRFLAGQQPTTDLTYGDVFLVPSRSDVTSRFDVDLSTDDGTGTTVPIVVANMTAVAGRRMAETVSRRGGLVVVPQDIPVDVVADVVSGVKAKDPVVETPVTVGTHDTVSTVLTLLGKRAHRAAVVVDQGRPVGVVTEADCAGTDRFTQVERVMSTDLVLLEAAHVEAEGLPATFETMHAAKADLAIVVREGSLVGVLTRKGVVRSTIYSPALDAKGNLRIGAAVGINGDVAAKTRDLLDAGVDVLVVDTAHGHQAKMLQALDAVRSVSPDVPVVAGNVVTADGVRDLVAAGADILKVGVGPGAMCTTRMMTAVGRPQFSAVLECSEAARSLGKHVWADGGVRHPRDVALALAAGASQVMIGSWFAGTYESPGDLHDDGTGRLYKDSFGMASARAVAARTAGAGTAFDRARKALYEEGISTGKMYLDPARPGVEDLLDEITSGLRSACTYAGARTLAEFAERAVVGIQSAAGYAEGMPVPTSW